In Paramicrobacterium humi, the genomic stretch CTCGGCTGCCTCGACATCTCGTACCCGCAGTACAAGGTGGGAATCGAATACCAAGGCGTCATTCACGCCGCTTCCTACGCGCGCGATGTCGAGCGCATCGAGCGACTTCGCGCGAACGGATGGATCATCATCCAAGTCACCGCGCGATTGCTTGCCGACCCCGACGAACTCGTTCGTCGCGCGCGTGCGGCACTCGTGCGGCGGGGCTGGGCGGGAGAGGCCTGACCGACCCGGGCGGCGCCGATTCGTTCGTGGCAAAGGACCCACTCGCGGTGCCAAACGCGCACTTTGCCAGGAACCAACGAGCGTTCGCGGGCGGAATTCACCGAAACGGATGCCGCTGGCCGGCGCGCGGGCGTCCCGGCGCGGTCTGCCGCCCCTTGTTACGATGAGGTGTGACCGAAAACAATCTGCTTGGAGTTCCAGAGACGCATCTCCCCGCAGAGCCTGAGGTTGACGCGGCTCTCGAGAATGCGGCATCCGTCGACGACATCGCGAAGGTCGTGAGGGCTCATCCAGCGTCGCCGCTTGCCTGGGCGGTGTACGCTGAGCGGATTCTGCACCCTGCGCACCCGCTTGAGGGCTACGCCGCCGCACGCGTCGCCTACCACCGCGGCCTCGACGCGCTGCGCAAGGCCGGCTGGCGCGGCCAGGGCCCCATCCCGTGGTCGCACGAGCCCAACCGGGGCGTGCTTCGCGCCCTCTACGCGCTGCGCAAGGCGGCCGACCTGATCGGCGAGACGGACGAAGTCGCCCGCCTCGACCAGTTTCTTCGCGACGCCGACGACACGGCGGCCGCGCGCATCGAACTCCTCGGCACCGAGCGGGAGCCCGCCCCGTCGACCGAGGCATTCGTGATTCGCGGCGAAGACTGACCGCGAAGTCGCCAACCCCAGGAGAGAGGCATCCGCTATGCCAGGAATCGTGATCGTCGGCGCCCAGTGGGGCGATGAGGGCAAGGGCAAGGCCACAGACCTGCTCGGCTCCCGCATCGACTACGTCGTCAAGTTCAACGGCGGAAACAACGCCGGACACACGGTCGTCGTCGGAAACGAGAAGTACGCGCTGCACCTCCTCCCCTCCGGCATCCTCACCGAAGGCGTCACGCCGGTCATCGGCAACGGAGTCGTCATCGACCTCGAGGTGCTCTTCCACGAGCTCGAGGCGCTCTCGGCGCGCGGCGTGGACGTGTCGAAGCTGCGCATCAGCGCGAACGCGCACATCATCACGCAGTACCACCGCACGCTCGACAAGGTCACGGAGCGGTTCCTGGGCAAGCGACAGATCGGCACGACGGGACGCGGCATCGGCCCGGCCTACGCCGACAAGATCAACCGTGTCGGCATCCGCGTGCAGGACCTGTTCGACGAGAACATCCTCCGGCAGAAGATCGAGGGCGCGCTCGAGACCAAGAACCACATGCTGGTGAAGATCTACAACCGGCGGGCGATCGCCGCCGAGGAGATTCTCGAAGAGCTCCTGTCGTACGTCGACCGGCTGCGTCCCATGGTCACCGACACGGCGCTTGAACTGCACGAGGCCCTCGAGGACGGCAAGATCGTGCTGTTCGAGGGCGGGCAGGCGACGATGCTCGACGTCGACCACGGCACCTACCCGTTCGTGACGTCCTCGAACGCGACGTCCGGAGGAGCGGCGACGGGAAGCGGTGTGGCGCCCAACCGGATCGACCGCGTCATCGCCATCGTCAAGGCATACACCACCCGCGTCGGAGCCGGACCGTTCCCGACCGAGCTGTTCGACGAGAGCGGCGACTACTTGCGCAAGAAGGGCTTCGAGTTCGGAACCACGACCGGCCGGCCCCGCCGTGTCGGCTGGTACGACGCCCCCATCGCGCGCTATGCGGCACGCATCAACGGCGTCACGGACTTCGTGCTCACGAAGCTCGACATTCTCGACGACCTCGAGACGATACCCGTGTGCGTCGCGTACGAGGTCGACGGGAAGCGCTATGACGAGATCCCCGTGAACCAGACCGACTTCCACCACGCGAAGCCGATCTACGAGGAGTTCCCGGGCTGGCAGCAGGACATCAGCGGATGCCGCAGCTTCGAGGAGCTGCCGAAGAACGCGCAGGACTACGTGCTCGCGCTCGAGAAGATGTCGGGCTCGCGCATCTCCGCGATCGGCGTCGGCCCCGGCCGGGACGCGATCGTCGTGCGCCACGACCTGATCGACTGAGTCGAGCGGAGGCGCCGGACGCCTCCTCTGGCACGCGCCGGCAGCGTCACGCAACCCCGGACGGCATCCCTCGATATCGTCCGCGTTGTGCGTAAGACTGGATGCATGCCGCAGAACATCGAGGACTACGCACTCATCAGCGACTGCCACACGGCAGCTCTCATCGGCACGAACGGCAGCATCGACTGGCTCTGCCTGCCGCGATACGACTCTGAATCGGTGTTCGGCGCTCTGCTCGGCGACAAGGATCACGGCCGGTGGAAGCTCGCCCCCGACGACCCCGGCGCGGTGTGCACGCGCCGCTACGACGGCGACACCTTCATCCTCGTGACGCGCTGGAAGACGCACAACGGCGAAGTCGAAGTCACCGAGTTCATGCCGCACGGCGACGGTCGGGCGGACCTCGTGCGCCGTGTTCGCGGTCTGCAGGGGTCGGTCACGATGGAGGTCGACCTCCGCTTCCGCTTCGGGTACGCCACGGCGATGCCGTGGGTGCGTCAGCTGCGCGACGGCGACGCCCCAGGAATCATCGCAGTCGCAGGACCTGACGCCGTCGCCCTGCGCGGCCTCGAGATCAAGGCGTCGAACCACAGCCACCGCGG encodes the following:
- a CDS encoding adenylosuccinate synthase, translated to MPGIVIVGAQWGDEGKGKATDLLGSRIDYVVKFNGGNNAGHTVVVGNEKYALHLLPSGILTEGVTPVIGNGVVIDLEVLFHELEALSARGVDVSKLRISANAHIITQYHRTLDKVTERFLGKRQIGTTGRGIGPAYADKINRVGIRVQDLFDENILRQKIEGALETKNHMLVKIYNRRAIAAEEILEELLSYVDRLRPMVTDTALELHEALEDGKIVLFEGGQATMLDVDHGTYPFVTSSNATSGGAATGSGVAPNRIDRVIAIVKAYTTRVGAGPFPTELFDESGDYLRKKGFEFGTTTGRPRRVGWYDAPIARYAARINGVTDFVLTKLDILDDLETIPVCVAYEVDGKRYDEIPVNQTDFHHAKPIYEEFPGWQQDISGCRSFEELPKNAQDYVLALEKMSGSRISAIGVGPGRDAIVVRHDLID
- a CDS encoding DUF3151 domain-containing protein; the protein is MTENNLLGVPETHLPAEPEVDAALENAASVDDIAKVVRAHPASPLAWAVYAERILHPAHPLEGYAAARVAYHRGLDALRKAGWRGQGPIPWSHEPNRGVLRALYALRKAADLIGETDEVARLDQFLRDADDTAAARIELLGTEREPAPSTEAFVIRGED